A genomic window from Manduca sexta isolate Smith_Timp_Sample1 chromosome 5, JHU_Msex_v1.0, whole genome shotgun sequence includes:
- the LOC115448825 gene encoding ribosomal protein S6 kinase delta-1 isoform X2 → MASKDKWVRRFSVDETAKHKNGFTIYKITSVLFPISSPEAVTLVSVWKRYSDVQRLHKSMRSLHAGLHLRGTFPTLPNYSYFKRFQREVIEERARTIKALLEFVAEHRLLFTSTDFVNFLQTGYPEPETPPRGVIAAIRSSLHLPLHDAPPLEYQTDDDDVPPEQSSAMAKDEVDFISQIPIYGAADVEIRQSPDKPKVSDSFESLNSLGSIDSDLYEELSKVTIDKPRVLPDLINFDAPSTSRFEDYHTMRSEGDAESVSSQNFAEPDPQRRAFIKEQTNKYLSLAEAIYKEHLCTEEQEQNVTSGGAGCVRGAAGGAGAAGAGAVPARLLRRAAAELAQYRVLGVLGASVMLVLHRHLNACYAMKVVRKIPNNLTEFDEYFLQRTNETREPILPTDIPYMVTLHAYMETNNLLFLILSYAPGEKLFDYIKRYIRTAPDTPKNHPSADVRNENVPEKTDTDIPDTPVRESINNNSHDDVTELLLNSQKLLKNVDKALSGPCDDPECVGAGEAPGETSDRNENEDAVASQTPLPRRVVPAAAVRQWAAEILLAVDSLHHTGLVCGDLSPSDVLLGSGGQAVLTYMLRHPSPGVWEARAARLRGRCAAHVAPEARAGVAGVGPEALTPAADWWSYGALLYALLCGKPLCYYHRSGFTSHTILHIPEGLSVEEESILTQLLTYEPSERPSVEDIKQHPYFKQVDWTAVYNAWTPPD, encoded by the exons CTGTTTCCCATCTCGTCCCCGGAGGCAGTGACGCTGGTGTCGGTGTGGAAGCGGTACAGCGATGTGCAGCGCCTGCACAAGAGCATGCGTTCGTTGCACGCGGGCCTGCATCTACGTGGCACCTTCCCCACCCTGCCCAACTACAGCTACTTCAAGAGGTTTCAGCGAGAG GTGATAGAAGAGCGCGCACGCACTATCAAGGCTCTGCTGGAGTTCGTGGCGGAGCACAGATTACTTTTCACCAGCACCGACTTTGTCAACTTCTTACAG ACGGGGTACCCGGAGCCCGAGACGCCGCCGCGGGGCGTGATCGCCGCGATCCGCTCGTCGCTGCACCTGCCGCTGCACGACGCGCCACCGCTGGAGTACCAGACGGACGATGATGATG TACCTCCAGAACAAAGCAGCGCAATGGCTAAAGACGAAGTGGACTTCATCTCACAAATACCGATATACGGCGCGGCGGACGTCGAGATACGCCAGTCTCCAGACAAACCGAAGGTCTCCGACAGCTTCGAGTCTCTCAACTCTCTGGGCAGCATCGACAGCGATCTCTACGAAGAGTTGAGCAAGGTGACCATAGACAAGCCCAGGGTGTTGCCagatttgattaacttcgatgCTCCGTCCACGTCGAGGTTCGAGGATTACCACACCATGAGAAGTGAGGGTGATGCGGAGTCGGTCAGTTCGCAGAATTTCG cGGAGCCCGATCCGCAGCGGCGCGCGTTTATAAAAgagcaaacaaacaaataccTTTCGTTGGCAGAGGCGATATACAAGGAGCATTTATGTACCGAGGAACAAGAACAAAATGTCACC AGCGGCGGCGCGGGGTGCGTGCGGGGTGCGGCGGgcggggcgggcgcggcgggcgcgggcgcggtgcCGGCGCGGCTGctgcggcgcgcggcggcggagCTGGCGCAGTACCGCGTGCTGGGCGTGCTCGGCGCCAGCGTCATGCTCGTGCTGCACCGACACCTCAACGCATGCTACGCCATGAAG GTGGTCAGAAAAATCCCAAACAACTTAACGGAATTCGACGAATATTTCTTACAACGAACGAACGAGACTCGCGAGCCGATCCTGCCAACGGACATCCCCTACATGGTCACCCTACACGCGTACATGGAGACCAACAATTTGCTATTCCTCATCCTGTCCTACGCGCCAGGGGAAAAACTATTCGACTACATAAAGCGATACATCAGGACTGCGCCGGACACACCAAAGAACCACCCTAGCGCCGACGTACGAAACGAAAATGTACCGGAAAAGACGGATACGGATATACCGGATACGCCAGTTAGAGAAAGCATCAACAATAACTCTCATGATGATGTTACCGAGTTGTTGTTGAACTCTCAGAAGCTGTTGAAGAATGTGGATAAGGCTTTGAGCGGACCTTGCGATGACCCGGAGTGTGTGGGGGCAGGGGAGGCACCAGGGGAGACCAGTGATAGGAACGAGAACGAAGATGCTGTAGCGAGTCAG ACGCCGCTCCCCCGCCGCGTGGTgccggcggcggcggtgcggcAGTGGGCGGCCGAGATCCTGCTCGCCGTCGACAGTCTGCACCACACCGGACTCGTCTGCGG AGACCTGTCGCCATCGGATGTATTACTGGGTAGCGGAGGCCAAGCCGTCCTCACATACATGCTGCGCCACCCGTCGCCGGGCGTGTGggaggcgcgggcggcgcgcctGCGCGGGCGCTGCGCCGCACACGTCGCGCCCGAGGCCCGCGCGGGGGTCGCCGGGGTCGGCCCCGAGGCGCTGACCCCCGCCGCTGACTGGTGGAGCTACGGCGCGCTGCTGTACGCACTGCTCTGTGGGAAG CCGCTGTGCTACTACCACCGGTCGGGGTTCACGAGCCACACCATACTGCACATACCGGAGGGGCTCAGCGTCGAGGAGGAGTCTATACTCACACAG TTGCTAACATACGAGCCGTCCGAGCGTCCGTCAGTCGAAGACATCAAGCAGCATCCGTACTTCAAGCAAGTGGACTGGACCGCCGTGTACAACGCGTGGACGCCGCCGGACTGA
- the LOC115448825 gene encoding ribosomal protein S6 kinase delta-1 isoform X1, which produces MASKDKWVRRFSVDETAKHKNGFTIYKITSVLFPISSPEAVTLVSVWKRYSDVQRLHKSMRSLHAGLHLRGTFPTLPNYSYFKRFQREVIEERARTIKALLEFVAEHRLLFTSTDFVNFLQTGYPEPETPPRGVIAAIRSSLHLPLHDAPPLEYQTDDDDVPPEQSSAMAKDEVDFISQIPIYGAADVEIRQSPDKPKVSDSFESLNSLGSIDSDLYEELSKVTIDKPRVLPDLINFDAPSTSRFEDYHTMRSEGDAESVSSQNFEPASAWAGWLQAAARGAAERDHARAFHCYKAAIELMLHAAQAEPDPQRRAFIKEQTNKYLSLAEAIYKEHLCTEEQEQNVTSGGAGCVRGAAGGAGAAGAGAVPARLLRRAAAELAQYRVLGVLGASVMLVLHRHLNACYAMKVVRKIPNNLTEFDEYFLQRTNETREPILPTDIPYMVTLHAYMETNNLLFLILSYAPGEKLFDYIKRYIRTAPDTPKNHPSADVRNENVPEKTDTDIPDTPVRESINNNSHDDVTELLLNSQKLLKNVDKALSGPCDDPECVGAGEAPGETSDRNENEDAVASQTPLPRRVVPAAAVRQWAAEILLAVDSLHHTGLVCGDLSPSDVLLGSGGQAVLTYMLRHPSPGVWEARAARLRGRCAAHVAPEARAGVAGVGPEALTPAADWWSYGALLYALLCGKPLCYYHRSGFTSHTILHIPEGLSVEEESILTQLLTYEPSERPSVEDIKQHPYFKQVDWTAVYNAWTPPD; this is translated from the exons CTGTTTCCCATCTCGTCCCCGGAGGCAGTGACGCTGGTGTCGGTGTGGAAGCGGTACAGCGATGTGCAGCGCCTGCACAAGAGCATGCGTTCGTTGCACGCGGGCCTGCATCTACGTGGCACCTTCCCCACCCTGCCCAACTACAGCTACTTCAAGAGGTTTCAGCGAGAG GTGATAGAAGAGCGCGCACGCACTATCAAGGCTCTGCTGGAGTTCGTGGCGGAGCACAGATTACTTTTCACCAGCACCGACTTTGTCAACTTCTTACAG ACGGGGTACCCGGAGCCCGAGACGCCGCCGCGGGGCGTGATCGCCGCGATCCGCTCGTCGCTGCACCTGCCGCTGCACGACGCGCCACCGCTGGAGTACCAGACGGACGATGATGATG TACCTCCAGAACAAAGCAGCGCAATGGCTAAAGACGAAGTGGACTTCATCTCACAAATACCGATATACGGCGCGGCGGACGTCGAGATACGCCAGTCTCCAGACAAACCGAAGGTCTCCGACAGCTTCGAGTCTCTCAACTCTCTGGGCAGCATCGACAGCGATCTCTACGAAGAGTTGAGCAAGGTGACCATAGACAAGCCCAGGGTGTTGCCagatttgattaacttcgatgCTCCGTCCACGTCGAGGTTCGAGGATTACCACACCATGAGAAGTGAGGGTGATGCGGAGTCGGTCAGTTCGCAGAATTTCG AGCCGGCGAGCGCGTGGGCGGGCTGGCTgcaggcggcggcgcgcggcgcggccgaGCGAGACCACGCGCGCGCCTTCCACTGCTACAAGGCCGCCATCGAACTCATGCTGCACGCCGCGCAGG cGGAGCCCGATCCGCAGCGGCGCGCGTTTATAAAAgagcaaacaaacaaataccTTTCGTTGGCAGAGGCGATATACAAGGAGCATTTATGTACCGAGGAACAAGAACAAAATGTCACC AGCGGCGGCGCGGGGTGCGTGCGGGGTGCGGCGGgcggggcgggcgcggcgggcgcgggcgcggtgcCGGCGCGGCTGctgcggcgcgcggcggcggagCTGGCGCAGTACCGCGTGCTGGGCGTGCTCGGCGCCAGCGTCATGCTCGTGCTGCACCGACACCTCAACGCATGCTACGCCATGAAG GTGGTCAGAAAAATCCCAAACAACTTAACGGAATTCGACGAATATTTCTTACAACGAACGAACGAGACTCGCGAGCCGATCCTGCCAACGGACATCCCCTACATGGTCACCCTACACGCGTACATGGAGACCAACAATTTGCTATTCCTCATCCTGTCCTACGCGCCAGGGGAAAAACTATTCGACTACATAAAGCGATACATCAGGACTGCGCCGGACACACCAAAGAACCACCCTAGCGCCGACGTACGAAACGAAAATGTACCGGAAAAGACGGATACGGATATACCGGATACGCCAGTTAGAGAAAGCATCAACAATAACTCTCATGATGATGTTACCGAGTTGTTGTTGAACTCTCAGAAGCTGTTGAAGAATGTGGATAAGGCTTTGAGCGGACCTTGCGATGACCCGGAGTGTGTGGGGGCAGGGGAGGCACCAGGGGAGACCAGTGATAGGAACGAGAACGAAGATGCTGTAGCGAGTCAG ACGCCGCTCCCCCGCCGCGTGGTgccggcggcggcggtgcggcAGTGGGCGGCCGAGATCCTGCTCGCCGTCGACAGTCTGCACCACACCGGACTCGTCTGCGG AGACCTGTCGCCATCGGATGTATTACTGGGTAGCGGAGGCCAAGCCGTCCTCACATACATGCTGCGCCACCCGTCGCCGGGCGTGTGggaggcgcgggcggcgcgcctGCGCGGGCGCTGCGCCGCACACGTCGCGCCCGAGGCCCGCGCGGGGGTCGCCGGGGTCGGCCCCGAGGCGCTGACCCCCGCCGCTGACTGGTGGAGCTACGGCGCGCTGCTGTACGCACTGCTCTGTGGGAAG CCGCTGTGCTACTACCACCGGTCGGGGTTCACGAGCCACACCATACTGCACATACCGGAGGGGCTCAGCGTCGAGGAGGAGTCTATACTCACACAG TTGCTAACATACGAGCCGTCCGAGCGTCCGTCAGTCGAAGACATCAAGCAGCATCCGTACTTCAAGCAAGTGGACTGGACCGCCGTGTACAACGCGTGGACGCCGCCGGACTGA